From the genome of Mucilaginibacter paludis DSM 18603:
CCAATAGAATTGAAACATCATGTTCGGGCCTTAGTTCTTCGATGGCTTTTGCCCACTCATGCGTTCGCGGGCTTCTTTTTCCTTGACTAAGGCCGTGACTTTTTTTAATAGTGCGTTCTCCGCCCGCAAACGGCTATTTTCCGCCTGGAGCTTCTCTACTTCTGTTTCAGGTTCAAGCTTCTTTGATCTTCCCATGCATTTAGGTGGTCGTCCAGGATTCTTTTGCTGGTATAGTACTGCATATCCCTCAACCCGTACTGATCTTACCCAGCGCTCTAAAGCAGTCTTGCTTAATCTATATTCCAGAACAACCTGATTTAAAGGTACTTTTTTTTCTATGACAAGCCTTACAACTTCTTCTTTGAAATCAGGCGTGGGCTTGACGTTAGGTTGTTTGAGCAGCCCACTTTCGCCATAAAGATCATATTTCCGAACCCATTCCAATATCATGCCTTCACGGATATGGCGTTCGCGGGATATCCGTAGAATCGGCTTTCCCTTTCTTACTTGAGAAACTACATCAAGTTTCTCTTCAAATGTGTGCTTTGACATAAATAATAAACCCCAAAAGTTTTTGTCTAACTTTTGGGGTTCACTTCAATTGATGACGCGGCCTCTTATTTTCTTACTGCCAACCTATATCGGCAAAATCTGGTAAGTTTTTCCCTTTACTGATGGAAAGCTGGTTAAGTAACCTATAGTGCTTTTTTGAGATTTAATAGTTAGGCCTGAAACCTTGACGGGTACCAAAGTCCGTATCTTACATTCACCACCAACAACGGATTTGATAGTGGATGACACTAAACGATGATCCTTCCAAATGATAGCCACCTCAAAATTACCGCGTGCTTTCAAGCCCAGGATGGAGCCCGACGCCCACTCATCCGGAAGAGCAGGCAACAAGTCGATCTCGCTCATTTGGCTTTGGAGCAATAGTTCGGTCATACCGGCAACACCGCCAAAGTTGCCGTCGATCTGGAAAGGTGGATGCGCGTC
Proteins encoded in this window:
- a CDS encoding helix-turn-helix domain-containing protein; protein product: MSKHTFEEKLDVVSQVRKGKPILRISRERHIREGMILEWVRKYDLYGESGLLKQPNVKPTPDFKEEVVRLVIEKKVPLNQVVLEYRLSKTALERWVRSVRVEGYAVLYQQKNPGRPPKCMGRSKKLEPETEVEKLQAENSRLRAENALLKKVTALVKEKEARERMSGQKPSKN